CGAGCGTCTCTTCGAAGGCTCGGGCAAGAAGATGGCAGACTACATCGCGATCCGCCCGCTACGCCCGCACTGGCGGAACTTCTTCGAGGACGGCGTCTCGATCGATCTGCATCCGGATCCCGCCGTCATGGCACGGGAAGCGGAAAAAGCCGGTGAGGATCCGGCCGCAATTGTCAGTTTCCTCGAGTATTCTTCCCGGCTCTTCGATCTGGTCGATGAGGGTTACTTCCAGAAAGGCCTCGATACGGCAAAGGAGTTCTCGGAGCACTATGGCTTCTTCCAGTTCCCCCGCTTCGACTTCTTCCGCACCATGCATGGCGGGGTGAAACGCCACTTGAAGTCGCCGAAGATGCGGGACATCTTCGACTACTTCATCAAGTACGTCGGCTCCTCCGCCTACCAGGCGCCAGCCTTCATGAATTGCCTGCCGGCGATCCAGTTCCGCTACGACCTCTGGTATGTCGATGGCGGCCTCTATGGCATCGCGGAAGGCCTCGGGAAGCTCATGGATGAGATCGGCATCGAGCTCCACCTCGGCCAGGCGGTGCGAACAATCCGGCGCGAGGGCGAGCAGGTGCAGGGCATAGTCACCGCCGATGGCAGCTTTCATCCCGCGGACATCATCGTCTCGAACATGGAGATCATCCCCGCCTACGCCGAGCTTCTCGGAGAGGATGACAGCTTCATGGAAAGCCTCGCACGATACGAGCCCGCATGCTCGGGACTAATTCTCGAGCTCGGGCTCGATACTACCTACCCGCAGCTCGCCCATCATAACTTCTTCTTCTCCGCGGATCAAAAAGCGCATTTCCGAAGCGTCTTCAAGGAACGCCGCCTGCCGGACGATCCGACCATCTATCTGGTCGCCGCCTCGCGCAGCGATCCGAGTGTGGCCCCCCCCGGCTGCGATACCCTTAAGATCCTGCCGCACATCCCCTACATCGACGACCAGCAACCGCTGACCCGCCAGGACTACGAACGCTTCAAGGAGCGGGTCCTCGACAAGCTGGAGCGCATGGGCCTGCAGGACCTGCGCCGCCACGTGGTGGTGGAGCACCTCTGGACGCCGCAGGACATCCGCGAGCAATACAACTCGAACAAGGGATCGATCTACGGCGTGGTCTCCGACCGCTTCAAGAACTTCGCTTTCAAGGCCCCGAAGCAGAGCACGAAGTATCCCAATCTCTTCTTCGTCGGCGGCTCGGTGAATCCCGGCGGCGGCATGCCCATGGTGGTGCAGTGCGGCCAGAATGTTTGCAGGAAGATCCAGGCATGGGACCGGAACTGATCATTCTCACCGCAGGTGCCGTGCAATGGGTGGCGAGCCTCCCGATGCTGCGGCGGCTGCGTGCCCCTGCGGCGGGAGCTGGCGGGCGCGGCATGATCCGGGAAGTGTCGGTGATCATCCCTGCCCGCGACGAAGCCGGCAATCTCCCGGTACTGTTAGAATCGCTCCGGCTGCAGGATCGCCAGCCGCTTGAAGTGCTCGTGGTGGATGACAACTCCACCGACGATACCGCCGCCATCGCACGCGAGGCAGGAGCACGGGTTATCAGTCCCGGCCCCCTGCCGGACTCATGGCGGGGCAAGCCATGGGCCTGCGCGCGCGGGGCGGAGGAGGCCACGGGCAAGCTGCTGCTTTTCCTGGATGCCGATTGCCGCTTCGCCCCCGGCGGCCTGGAGCAGATCCTCGCGCGCTATATGGGCGGGGCCTTCGCGGTCTGCCCCTATCACGCGGTGGAGAAGCCTCACGAGCAGCTCTCCGCCATGTTCAATCTCATCATGGTGGCGAGCACCGTGCCGACCAGTCTTGTCGGTCAATGCCTCCTGATCGACCGCGAGACTTACCAGCAAGCAGGGGGATACGCCGCAGTCAAAACGGAGATCCTGGAGAACGTGAAGTTCGCGGAGCGCATCCGGGCCTCGGGCGGCAGGACCTCCAGCATTCCGGGCAAGGGCATCCTGAATTTCCGCATGTATCCCGGCAGCATCGCGGAGCTGGTGAATGGCTGGACCAAGGGCTTCGCCGCCGGGGCCGCCGCCACGCCGGGCAGGGTGCTCTTCGGGATCTCCGCATGGATCGGCGGTCTGGTGACGGGCATCATCGCCCCCTGTGTCACGCCATGGGGCTGGCTCCTCTACGCCGCCTTCGCGCTGCAAATGATCGCGATGCTGCGGCGGGTGGGTTCCTTCTCGCCTCTCTGCGGGCTGGTCTATCCCGTGGTGCTCATCTTCTACCTCGTCGTCTTCCTGCGCTCGCTCGGACCCGCGGGGCGAAAGGCGACATGGAAAGGCCGTGAACTCCATGCTGCTTGAGCTGCCGGTGCTCTGGGTCATCGCCCTGAATTCCGCGGGCATTCCCGTCCTGCAGATGGGCCTCGCTTGGCTCTTCACGCATCTCCCCGCGGGATGGTTCGAGCGGCCGCTACAATCTCCGGCTCCCGCGCGCCGCCGAAGGTATGAGAGCCTCCTGCTGGTGAAGCGCTGGAAGGATCTGCTCCCGGATGGTGGCAGTTGGTTCCGCAGCGGCTATGCGAAGTCCCGCCTTCACAGTCGGCAGTCGGGCGACCTCCGCCGCTTCGTGACCGAGACCCGCCGCGGCGAGGTCTGCCATTGGCTGGCGCTCGCCTTCACTCCCTTGTTCTTCCTCTGGAATCCGCCCTGGGCCTGCATCGTGATCACCGTGGCCATGCTCGCGCTCAATCTGCCCTGCATCATCATCCAGCGCTACAATCGCCTCCGCTTCTCCGGCGCGCTTGCCAAACGGGGTTCACAGCAGCGCACCGGCTAGATCCGAGGTCTCGTAGGGGACGCCCAGCTTGTCGCAGATCATGTTCGAGGAAATACGGCCGCTCTCGTAGATCGTCGGCAGGCCGCTGCCGGGGTGGGTCCCGCCGCCTACCAGGTAGAGGTTCTCGTATCCGCGCATCCGATTGTGGGGCCGCAGGTAGAGCATCTGGTCCAGTGTGTGGGCGAGGTTGAAGGTCGCGCCCATGAAGACATCCATCTCGTCGCGCCAGGATTCCGGCGTGATCATCCTCTCCGCCACGATGTGGCGCCGCAGGTCCTTGAGCGCCGTGCGCTGCTCGATCCGCTCCAGCACCTTCTCGCGATACGCCGGGGCGAGACGCGCCCAGTCCACACCGTGCCTCGTATTGATCGTGGGCACCAGGATGTAGATCCCCGACTTCCCCTCCGGTGCCACCAGCGGATCGGTCACCCCGGAGTTCCGGATGTAGATCGACATGTCCTCCGAGATCTCCTTCTCGCCTTGGATCTCCTCCACGTTGCGCCGGTAGTCGTTTGCGAAGAGGATGTGGTGGTGCGGCTGCTCCGGGTAGATCTTGTCGAGCGCCAGGTAAAGCATGAAGGTCGAGCAGGAGAACTTCTTCCGCTTCATCTCATCCTCCGTTTGCGTTCGCTCGCCCATCAGCGTCGTCACCGCATGGGCGTAGTCGGCATTCATGATTGCGTGGTCGCACTCGGCGATCTCGCCATCCTCCAGCTCCAGTCCGGTGACCCGCTTGCCGCTGAAGCGCACGCTCTTCACCGGGCTGCCCAGGCGCAGCTTGCCGCCATGCTCGCCGAAGACCTTCGCCATCGCATCCGAGATCCGACACAGCCCGCCCTGCACGTGATAGATGCCGAACTTGTATTCGGTGTAGGAGAGAATGCTGAAGAGCGCGGGACAGCGCCACGGGGACATGCCCAGATACTTTGCCTGGAAGGTGAAGGCGAGCTTCAGCCGGTCATCCTTGAAGTAGCGGTCCAGCACGTCCACCACCGAGGCCGTGGTGGCCACGTAGGGCAGCGCCTTCATCAGCGTCGTGCTCAGGTAGGCGCGCAGCTCGTGGTAGGGGTGCTGCAGGCAGGGGTAGATGGTCTTCATCTTCCGAGCGTGATCGGCCATGAAGCGCCGGTAGCCCTCGCCATCCCCCGGGAAGGCGGCCTCGATCTGCCGGGCCATCCGTTCCGCATCCGTCGTCGTCTCCAGCGACACGTCGCCCCAGCTCAGGCGGGTCATGGGATCGAGCAAGCGAAAGTCTAGGTAATCCTCCGAGCTCCTCCCCGCCTCCTCGAATGCCTCGTCCAGCGTGAACTTCTGGTGCAGGAAGGTCGGCCCGGTATCGAAGGAGTAGCCGTCGAAGGCCAGCTCCGCATTCCGCCCGCCGATCCGGTCGCGCTTCTCGTAGATCGTCACGTCGAAGCCCCTCCGGGCGAGAATCATCCCGGCGGTCAGCCCCCCCGGCCCGGCTCCCACGATGGCTATCCGATCTGCTCGCAATCCCATTTCGCGGCTAGATTACGCAGCAGCTCGGCTTCTACAAGTTGGCGGGCGAGTTTTTTGAGCGCCTGCGGGTGTTAGGGATTTTCTGCTTCGGCCGAAGGTTTCTCGCTTCCTTCGGCGGCAGCAGGGGAAGTCCCTGTTTCGCCAGCTGCCGGGGCCGCGCCAACGGCAGGCGTCGTGTTCGCAGCCGGTAACCGGGTCCCATCCGGAGGGTCTTTGGGATCAGGCGGGGTGATCCCGAGTTCTCGCATTCGGCACGCTAGCCCCTAAAGCGGGTGTTACAACGTATTTAAATGTAAACTGCTCATTGGCGCGAGGCAGCAAGTGCTCTCGCTCACCGGCAGCCGTTCATGAAACACGCACCCAGTAGTAGCGGCATTCGCCTCCGCTCGCTTCAGCGGATTCCTGGAGATGGAAGGTCCACGGAATCTCAGGGGTGGGGAACCCCACGCCGGCATCGGGAAAGTTCAAATGAGGCTCCGGAAGCGAATATTGGCGCCGTGAAAGTCCGGTGCCCCAGCCGGGAACGAGCTCTACCTTGATGGCCTCGCCGATGGAACACGCGAGCCGCGATTGGCGGAAGACAGGTAGTTCGGTGTACATGGTTCGTGAGTGTAGTGGAAGCACCGCCAGTGGGGGGGCTGGCGATGCTTCCGTCATGTGGGGGGAAGCAGGAAAACAAGATCCGCCGGTAGGGCGGCGGTTACGCCGGAGCATGGCGGGGAAGGTGATGAGTCCGGATCTCGCTGGCCCATGTCGAGGGTGCGGATCAAACGCGGCTTCTCATCCGCCTCTCATATCAGGGGATCTCAGGGGGAATGTCGATGCCGCTGATTGTATTCGCATTTGCTTACTTCATTTGGAAGTAGCGGAGGAGGGGGCAAGAGGGAGGAAAGGGCGTTCGGAATGACAAACTCGCCGGCTACGATGGGTTAAAGACATGGACGGCGAGTTTGCCCTGCGTTCCTAGGCGGGGGGCGCTCTGCGGGGGGATCGAGCGATGGAGCGATCATGCTCTCGGATGGAGGATAAGCTACGAATGCTTTTGTTTTACCTAACATTCGGGCTTAATGCGGACCTCGCCGCGGAACCTGCCTCTTCGGGTCCCGGCGTTGCAGGCGGCCCCTCAGCCCGCAGCGGGGTCTGGCGGTGGCTCGATCCGCATCGCCCACCAATCCCCGGTGAAGGGTGCTTCCGGATCGTCACCGCTCTGGTAATCCATGTCGTCATCGGTGGCGCAGTACAGCGCTCCGTGATCGCTGCGGACTTCCACCACCTTCCACGTATCGAATTCGTGCTGTCGCCACCAATACCAGCCTCCCCGAGTCGGGCACGTTGCGATTTCTACATTCATCGAGGAGGGATTTTTTGGGGGGAAACTAGGGTGCTGGATTTTCGGGTGACTTCTGAAGTCGCGGAAACATCCTGTGATTGTGGATATTCGCCGCGAGCAGGGAGTGCAGGATCGCATCCGCCACGGCCTGGGCGAGCAGCGGATCAATCTTGCGGATGTCGCCGATGGCGATTCTGGCCCTTTCCATGTGGTAGGCCGCGATATCATTCTTGAATCTTCCTCGCGCATCCCAATCGGGTGGGAGGTTGTTTTCCGGCCTCTGGAAGTCCACATGACACCTAATGCCGGATTTATCTAAAACATAGCGGAATTTATCGGTTCGTAGGAAGCTACCGGTTCCGGGAGGCTCGATCCGGGCCGGGTCGCTACTCCTGGGCGGTAGCCCGTCGGTCTTGGATTTCCGTTGCGAGGACCCGTAGCGGGTCGAGATTTACCGTTAAGATGAAGAACCAAGAGACGCCGGGTTTTGCCGGGGTCCACGAAGACGGGCCTGCCGATTGGAGAGAGATCGTGCGCCGGTATCAGGTTTCTTCCCGCTGGCGGGCTGCCTGGCAGCTCTCCAATACGCTCCTGCCCTACGCCGCTCTATGGGTGGCGATGTATTTCAGTCTGCCGGTTTCCTATTGGCTGGCGATTCCCTTGGCCATCCTTGCAGGAGCCTTCCTTGTCCGGACCTTCGTCATCTTCCACGACTGCACCCATCTTTCGTTCTTCAGATCGAAGCGGGCCAATGAGATCGCGGGATTTCTTACCGGGATTCTGGTTTTCACCCCATATCACCAATGGCGATGGGAACATGCGATCCATCACTCCAGCGCCGGGGATCTTGATCGCCGCGGAATGGGTGATGTCTGGACGCTCACCGTCCAGGAGTATTTGGATTCATCGCGCGGGCGGAGGTTTGCTTACCGGCTATCGCGCAATCCGGTGATCCTGTTCGGGATCGCCCCCCTGTTATTGTTCCTCGTGCTGCAACGCTTCCCTGCGAGGAAAGCCGACAGGCATCTCAGGCGTTGGGTTCATGCGACGAACCTTGGTATCGCTCTCATCGCTGCCGCGGGGGTGTGGGCATTCGGCTGGCTGCCATACCTCATCCTCCAGCTCACAGCCATGCTCGTTGCCAGTATTGCAGGTGTCTGGCTTTTCTACGTCCAGCATCAGTTCGAGGGTGTGTATTGGGAACGCCGCCCGGACTGGGATTTCGCCAAGGCGGCATTGGAAGGAAGTTCCTTCTACAAGCTGCCGGGGATTCTCAAATGGTTCTCGGGAAATATCGGCTACCATCACATCCACCACCTAAGTCCGAGAATCCCGAACTATGAATTGGAGCGCGCCCACATGGCGGAGCCCATGTTCCGGGGGGTGAAACCGCTCACCTTCCGCGGCAGCCTGAAGTCCCTCGGGTTCCGGCTGTGGGATGAAAGTCGTCACAAGTTGACCGGATACCGCTGTCTCAAAAGCGCCCGGAGGAAATAAAACCCCTGCGCAAGTTCGGTGGGGCGGTCGAGAATCTTTCGGGAGTGTGTTCCTGCTCTAAGATGGCTTAAAAGAAGCGCGGATTACCTATATGTAATACTGTTAGTAAAAATGGGCGAAAAATAGATAGCTATTCAGGAAGATGCCCCCACCGTGTGATTCCCTCCCGGGTACCAGCCATGGAATCCCCTCCCACCCGTTTCGAAGCCGGCCTCTCTTGGACCAATCCTTGTGATGAGAGGATCTCCCCCACGCTTCTGCGGTTCCCCCTGTTAGCTCTGCGCCATGAACTTTTCTCCCGAGTTGGCCGCTCCTCCCTCCGCGACGGAAACATCGCGAAGTGCGCCCGGGTTCAAGGCGCAGGGTTGATAGAGCATTTCCGGACGTTCCGATGGATGGTATGGTGGATCGGCATGCGCATGAGCCCCTTCTTCAATTTCCTTTCCACCCGGTGCGCTTCTCCCACTGCGAGCGCCAGCTCTCCGCCTCGCTCTTGAAGCCCGTGTCGCCGATTTGGTCGAGCGCCCAGCGTGAAGCCTCCGGGTTATTGTGGGCATTCAGCGCCTGCTGCGAGTACTCGGCATAGGCACGGTCGCGCCACACGCCCGGCGGGATGTTCGCCAGCCATTCGCGGGCACCCTCCATGTTCTGGTTCAGGTAGCGGTCCACGCTGCGGTGGAAGAGTTCGATGGTCTCTTTGCGCACCGGCAGCGTCGTCGCCCAGTCCGCCACTTCCTGTGCGGCACCGTTGCGGGCGATGTGCTGGATCATGCCGGTCGTCTCGCGCTGCTCCAGCTTCTGCCAAGCGCCCTGGTCCGCCAGCATGGTCGCCAGACCCAGTGTGCTCTCCGCTGAATCCGTGCTATTGAAGGCCGCCCACACCACCTCGCTGCGCAGCGCTTCCGGCAGGCTGGCAAGCTGTGTCTCGATCTCCGCCACGCCCAGCGAGGCGAGCATCCGGCCCCACTGGATCGCCAGCACCTTGGCCATCCGCTGCTCATCCGGCCCCAGGCTGAGTATCTCCTGCTTCAACTCATCCGGCGTGCTATCCAGACGGCCACCGGCAGAGAAGGCCACCAGATCATCCGCGCTCACCACCTCCTCCGGCAGGCGTGCCAGCGTCTCGAACAACTTCTCGCCGCTCTCCGTCCCCGGCTTGAATCCCCGGCGGCAGGAGTTGAGCGCCTTCTCCCGGTCGCGCCACGAGAGTTCGCCCAGCTTGGAGGCCAGGAAAACCGGATCCTTCGTGCCCAGCGCGCCGATCCACACGTGCCGCAGCATCCCCGTCGCCACGTCGAATTGCCGGCCGCGTAGCATCTCCCAAGTCCCTGCGGGATCCTTCCCGAATTCATCCGCGAACACTTCTAACAGACTGCCCGTGGGATCGTAGTACTCGCCGTCATCCTTGTCCCATGCCTCGCCCAGCGCCGCCTCGATCGCCGCTTCCAGATCCAGCGCGGCCCACTGCTTCAGCAGCTCGCGTTGCATCCGGATCCGCTCGCCCGTCGGCAGCTTCGCCGTGCGCAGCGCCTTCCAAGCCCGCGCATACTCCCCGCCGCGCCAGGTGACGGATGCTTGGAAGCTGCCGCTCTTCGTGCGCCCGCCCGCCGCGGCCTTGTCGCCGCCGCTCTTGCTAGATGCCGCTTGCGAAGCCGGACCGCTCCCCGCGGCTTCGCCGCCCCCGGACTCGCCCGGGCGAGCGATTAGCAGCGCGATTACCGCGATCGCGAGATGGCTGCTTAGCAGCAAGACCGTCTTACTTCGCTTCATCGTCTTTCGGCGGATAGAGTTCCTCGTTCAGCTTGCGGGCTTCGGCAGCGTTCTGCTCGCGCGTCGCCCAGATCAGCGAGTTCATCGCGGTGTCCTTGTCGATGCCCGGTGGCATCGCCTTCACCCACTCCACGTAGTCATTACCGAAGCGCATCAGGAATCCGCGCGCCTTCCAGTTCCAGCCCTTCGTCCGCAGGTCCTTCTCCTCCGGCGTCACCGGCTCCGGCAGCGCGGAGAAGAATTCCAGATACTCGTCCGGGTTGATGTTCACCATGCTCAGCCAGGTGGAGTGGAAGAGTGCCTCGCGCCGCTTGTCCTCCGGGAGGCTGTCGAGCAGCGGCAGCGCCTTCTTCGTGTCCTCTTCCACCAGCTCGCGGTAGAGCGAGACCATCAGCGCCTCCTCTCCCTCCGCCGGCACCTTCGGCATGGCACCGCGCACCGCGGTCATGATCTCGTCCAGCGAGGACACCCCGTGGCGGAATTCATAGCGCCAGTCGCGGCCCTCGTTCAGCACCCTGTTCAGGTCCTGGTGGACCAGTTCGTTCACCAGCGCCTGATCGTCCTTACCTTCCAGATTGCCGGTCTTCCGCATCGCCTCGATCCGGCCGGCATAGTCCTGCGTCATGTCGCGAGCGGCCGCCAGATTCTGCTCCTTGCGCAGCATCTCCGCTGTTCTCGGATCCAGCGATTCCTGCTCCAGCACCCACTCGCTGGCCTCACCGCTGCTCCGCGAGAATCCGCGCAGCAGTTCGTCGCGCACCTCCTCATTCAGCGGATCCATCGCGTAATCGTAGAGCGCCTGCCGGTCCTTGAAGTCCGTCGCCGTGCCCGCCTGCAGGTAGTAGCTCTCGCGCCTGCCGGAGGGGTCGGTCACCACGAGGCGCCGCTGCATGGAGAAGATCGGGCTATCCCGCATCGTGGACTCCAGCCGCTTGAAGAGATCGAAGCCACCGCCCGCCTTCATCTCCTCCAGCGCCACCTGCCCGAAGGAGTCCCGCGTGAAGGGCCGCTTCCACAGCCAGCGCCAGGAATCCAGCGCACCCTTCTCCTTTGCCATGTCCTTCACCGCGGTGGGGGAGAAGAGCGCCAGCAGATCCGCCTTTCGCGCCGCCTCGTCGGTCCACAGGTATTCGATCACCGTCTCCGGATCTTCCGCAGCGCGCAGCCAGTGCAGCGTGCGCACCGCCGCCTCTGCCAGCGCCTGCTCGCCCCCGGGCTTCTCTGCATAGGTGCGGATCGCATCGCGTGCCGCCGCCTCCGGATCGGCCGCCATCGGCAGAGTGGATTTCAGCATCTCGTACGCGGACCCGCCCGGCTTCTGCTGCTCCATGAAGCTGGCCAGCAGTGCCTCGCCATCACCGCCTTCACTGGCGCTGCCGCGGTCGGATGACTTCCCGGATGCCGTCGCCGCTTTCCCTTCTCCCTCCGGGCCGGGGCCACCGCGAGCCATCCCGTAGACCAGCCCGAACACGGCCAAATGACTGCCGACAAGGGCAAGGGGGAGCAGCTTCATGAGAGAGGAGGAATCGTGATATCAGGGAGACAGGCCGTTCCGGATTGGCAATCCGCCAGTCCGTCTTCCCGATAAATAACGCCACCGCCGCGCAAACGTTACACCCTGATAGTCGGCTCCCTATTCCGGGCGTATGCCTCCTGCCGTGAAATCCTTGCCGCTGATGCTTCTCTTCT
The sequence above is a segment of the Luteolibacter rhizosphaerae genome. Coding sequences within it:
- a CDS encoding phytoene desaturase family protein, with translation MGLRADRIAIVGAGPGGLTAGMILARRGFDVTIYEKRDRIGGRNAELAFDGYSFDTGPTFLHQKFTLDEAFEEAGRSSEDYLDFRLLDPMTRLSWGDVSLETTTDAERMARQIEAAFPGDGEGYRRFMADHARKMKTIYPCLQHPYHELRAYLSTTLMKALPYVATTASVVDVLDRYFKDDRLKLAFTFQAKYLGMSPWRCPALFSILSYTEYKFGIYHVQGGLCRISDAMAKVFGEHGGKLRLGSPVKSVRFSGKRVTGLELEDGEIAECDHAIMNADYAHAVTTLMGERTQTEDEMKRKKFSCSTFMLYLALDKIYPEQPHHHILFANDYRRNVEEIQGEKEISEDMSIYIRNSGVTDPLVAPEGKSGIYILVPTINTRHGVDWARLAPAYREKVLERIEQRTALKDLRRHIVAERMITPESWRDEMDVFMGATFNLAHTLDQMLYLRPHNRMRGYENLYLVGGGTHPGSGLPTIYESGRISSNMICDKLGVPYETSDLAGALL
- a CDS encoding phytoene desaturase family protein — protein: MIVIGAGLGGISAAISLAQAGYRVSIYEKNAQIGGKLNVLRRDGYTFDLGPSILTLPHIFERLFEGSGKKMADYIAIRPLRPHWRNFFEDGVSIDLHPDPAVMAREAEKAGEDPAAIVSFLEYSSRLFDLVDEGYFQKGLDTAKEFSEHYGFFQFPRFDFFRTMHGGVKRHLKSPKMRDIFDYFIKYVGSSAYQAPAFMNCLPAIQFRYDLWYVDGGLYGIAEGLGKLMDEIGIELHLGQAVRTIRREGEQVQGIVTADGSFHPADIIVSNMEIIPAYAELLGEDDSFMESLARYEPACSGLILELGLDTTYPQLAHHNFFFSADQKAHFRSVFKERRLPDDPTIYLVAASRSDPSVAPPGCDTLKILPHIPYIDDQQPLTRQDYERFKERVLDKLERMGLQDLRRHVVVEHLWTPQDIREQYNSNKGSIYGVVSDRFKNFAFKAPKQSTKYPNLFFVGGSVNPGGGMPMVVQCGQNVCRKIQAWDRN
- a CDS encoding glycosyltransferase; its protein translation is MGPELIILTAGAVQWVASLPMLRRLRAPAAGAGGRGMIREVSVIIPARDEAGNLPVLLESLRLQDRQPLEVLVVDDNSTDDTAAIAREAGARVISPGPLPDSWRGKPWACARGAEEATGKLLLFLDADCRFAPGGLEQILARYMGGAFAVCPYHAVEKPHEQLSAMFNLIMVASTVPTSLVGQCLLIDRETYQQAGGYAAVKTEILENVKFAERIRASGGRTSSIPGKGILNFRMYPGSIAELVNGWTKGFAAGAAATPGRVLFGISAWIGGLVTGIIAPCVTPWGWLLYAAFALQMIAMLRRVGSFSPLCGLVYPVVLIFYLVVFLRSLGPAGRKATWKGRELHAA
- a CDS encoding fatty acid desaturase codes for the protein MKNQETPGFAGVHEDGPADWREIVRRYQVSSRWRAAWQLSNTLLPYAALWVAMYFSLPVSYWLAIPLAILAGAFLVRTFVIFHDCTHLSFFRSKRANEIAGFLTGILVFTPYHQWRWEHAIHHSSAGDLDRRGMGDVWTLTVQEYLDSSRGRRFAYRLSRNPVILFGIAPLLLFLVLQRFPARKADRHLRRWVHATNLGIALIAAAGVWAFGWLPYLILQLTAMLVASIAGVWLFYVQHQFEGVYWERRPDWDFAKAALEGSSFYKLPGILKWFSGNIGYHHIHHLSPRIPNYELERAHMAEPMFRGVKPLTFRGSLKSLGFRLWDESRHKLTGYRCLKSARRK